In the genome of Yarrowia lipolytica chromosome 1B, complete sequence, the window GCTTCAACTAGCTTGACGCTCGTTTCTACGCTCGTTTACGCTCGTTCAGCCCTTTGGAGCAGCCTTTCCCGCCTCCCAAGCCTCATCCGGCTGATAActtggaggagcagcatAGTTATTACTACTTCCAGCTCCTGGGTAACTGCTCTGAGGTTGCTGGAGATTTTTCAAGGCGGGATGACCGTCGGGTTGCGGTCGGTTCATCCCCTGGTCCTGTTGCATAGCCTTGAGCGACTCTTCATTCACGCCCTTGCTCCAGTTGCAAATGGTGCACTTGATTTCGTTAGACCAGTGGATGGGAATGATGGGCACAAAACAGAGCGTGATGAATTCCCGGCGTTTGCGCGCCTCGCACGACATGTTGTGGCAGTTGGGGCAGTAGTATCGCTCGGATTCATGGCCTTTCCAGGGGTGGCCAAAGTTTTGggctgggttagtaagcAAAAAGAATATGAGCGAGAGGAACGCAGTGAATCTGAGCGTTGGAAAGTCACAACACGACAACTAATGAGTGAGCAAAAAAGAGCAAAGTGAACACAATGCCCCAAAAACCAACGCGAATCCTCCCCAATTGAGTGGAGTGCAGTCTGACACCATTACGAGTCGGTAGccttggtcacgtgacaattAGTCGGTCCAAGCCTGGCGGGCAGTTCTGAAGACGATTCTGGCTAGAATGAACCAGCTGGAGATTGGAGACTGGAGTCATAGGAGTCACAGGTCGTGTCAGTCGTCACTCAGTGGTTTTCTGGGCATTTTGCAGTCACTGACTTGAGAACAATCTGAACAACTTCCGACCTTCCGACCTTCCGACCTTCTGACCTTCTGAACTCGGGAAATTAACAAACAAAGCCTGAATGCAAAATCTCCGCTGCGCCCAGATGTGGCAGACTAACTGTTTGGAGCAAAACAAACCAAAACTACCTCTGCACCTCCGTCAATTTCACAAAGATGGGCTAGCCGCCCAAATGCAAATGTCACAACCTTCGCCAGACACTAGTCCCGCACCAACGTCACCAAatagatcacgtgacacgtCAGACCCTATCCGAGCACTGCCCAGCAGCAATGTCAAATGTGTCAGCGAACATGTCAACCAAGGTGTCAATGAGACCGTCAAATGCCGAGTCTGTCAAACGCCGACCAGCGCCCGATTGGGTCTATGCACATGTGTGTCAGCTGCAAGGTGGCACCGCACACGTGATAGTATGACTAAACGGAGAAGAGTTAAGTGGAGAGACGGTCTGATGAATAGAGCACAGCCACAACTCCGCCACAACTCCGCACAACTCAACCACAAACTCAACCACAACTTGACTCGTCAGTGGCGGGTCGGCACGAATCGAAACGGgcatgtcacgtgataccaACTGGGATCCAGGTCTGGGTCCTGTGGCACCCAAACTGAGGGTTCAGGTATggggtcatgtgacacTGATTCAGTTCACCGCCCTGATTCAGTTTATCCAGCTCACCGCCACTCCACCTGTCTCAAATGTTACTCAGCGTGGGGGCACCGGTTTGAGAAGTTGTCTCAAGTAGCCAGAAGTAGTCTGAATTCTGGCCTTACTTGGGCCCCTGATGTGCTACTGGAACTGATCAAACAGCACCACAGCAGAGCTCAGGTCGGTCCAGTTTGCTGCGAGTGTCTCAAAATCACCAGTCTGGTTTGGTGCAACTCCAGAATCGTCGTCATCCCCGTGACACAGCTGGTGTAGTGACCACATTGTCCGTGAGATGATCACCACATTACTCAGGACGTCACTACACGTTCATGTCGTCACGACCACATTTCCCATGTAGTCACCACACCGACATGGCACCATCCCCTCACCTCATCCCTCCATCGCACTGCTACCTCAGAACGGAAACTCGCTTGGCTTGCTGCCATCGCTCGCACACTCACAGCCAAAAGTAAAAGGAATAAACAAAAACATCACCAATATCGTCTCAAGTGATGGTGCTGAAGAATGGAGCAACTCCTTATGACATACGAGCTATATGCACTACACTGCCTCCCGGCGGCGCATGTATACTGCATGTACATGCATATAAGGTGCATATAGGAGCAAACCATACAGACCCATCGCCAGCGGACTCGGGGGTGAGGGggggagtcacgtgatcgacTAGCTCCCCTGAGCGTGGACTGGTTGATCATGTGAtcagtcacatgaccaaaAAAGACTCCCTTCTACTCGCGGCGGTCCATTTGGTCTTTTGTTCGTTGTCTGGAATATCCCTCAGAGGATCGAACAAGAGTGGATTGAAACTCTATGGCATATATCTCCAGTCCTAGCGCCTCCAGAATTGGAAATAGCGGGCCGAATGGGGAATTTCGAATACTGTTAGATTCCTCGCTATTTGGGCTTCCCCACAATGCATTTTGTGTGATGCTGTGGTTTGATTTGGGCGTGAATCAACGGTTTTTGTAAAAAATCCTGAAAAATCTCATCTCAACATTATCCTGAAACTTGATCCAATTTCGGCAAACAAAGTGTCGGAATCGAGGCTCGGGGTGATTTGCCAAGGTTCAAGTGTCTCGACTAACTTCTGGAGCGCTTCTGGACGTCAATCTAGCTCTGGACGTCACGTGGAGGGGAGACTGATATACGGAAATACTGGTACGGCATTTAATACTAATACTAATACTAATATCAATATGCCGCAAGAGCCGTTTGGAAAAAGAAAGGAAGGTGGCGATTTGCGAGTGTTTTCTTGTTTTATAAAATGCACCCAAATCTCCCTTCTAGCAACAGTTGcagactcctccacctgaGAGAGAGATTCTCAGAGAGTTGAAGTTGCCTGAAAGTTCTGAATGACGATCTTCGCGAAAATCGCAAAGAGCAATATATTGGAGTCGGTGCAAGAGTTCCGATCTGGCGAGTGTTACTGGTGGTGTttctgggtcacgtgacacagGGAAGGGCTGGGTGAGAAAACTGCATTGTTCAAATGTGATCAAAGGATGTGAACAAGCCGACTATGGTGGTTTCGATAGTGttatttttgttttggCGGAAAGAGAACTGGGGTTTTTGTGGTCGTTTTTCTCTTATGTTTGTGTTGTAGTAAAAGAggttatttttttttttttttttttttttcgtgGCGATAAGATGCACGATTATGCACGGTTCATCTGATCTCAGGAGGAGGCAAAAGTTGGGATTTTTGGGGTCAAAATAATTTTCCCTTATTTTTATCCGAGTCACAGTAGGATGATTAAATATTTTTCCAAGTTATTCTGACTTCTCTTGATTTTTTCCTGGtttcccctttttttcattttttcccAATATTCCCAATTTTACCAATTTCTACATTATTTTTTATCTAAATTTCCAATTATCCAGATATCCAGATTATCCCATTTATTTACTAAGTACACTTACCTTATTTAAGTATATAGTCACCTCCCACTCTCCATAATCTCATCCTCTTATTCATCACTTTACTTCATACGATAATAATGCCACCACAGACGCACAGACGCACAGACGCACAGACGCACAAATACAAACACCTGGTTGGCAATGCCGCCTCTCCaggtgacacaaacacaaacactcAGTGATAACACAGATTCAATGTCAGAGATACGAGATACGATACCCCAGAAATCATGTGTCCAATACACTGTCAAACCAATTCCGTGTGACACACCTGATCAGCCGTCTTCAGGGTGTTTCTCCCTGATTCTCCTTATCTCCAGCAGGCCCCATGAGGCAGCTTGAGCAACGACAGGAACAAAGAGTTTGCCGGTCCAGCGAGATTCGCTGCCAGAATCTGTCATACATTACATGGAGCGGATCTTTTATCGGCTATGGCCTTTCTATTCCACACACCCCTGCTCACGACATGACCGGTAACTCTGTTACACACCGCTGATACGACATGACAAGTTACAGGTCTGTCATTGGAAATTACTCCTCGTTCGTTTCGGGCCACTTCAGGCTCGGCTCGAGTCTTCCAGGCTCGTTACGTTCGTTGGATGCTACAGACTCACTATAACTGGCAGACTCAAACAGAATCAATCGGCATGGTCGGATTCTCCATAGCCATGTCCTACCACCACAAGTCCAGTAGCTTCTTTAGAACGCTACTCCACTGGCTCCAGTGACACCACGTCACTTTAAGTTATTCCAGGTCTCTCCAGGTCTCTCCAGGTCTCTCCAGGTCTCTCCATGCCACACTCCAGAATTTCGCGGGCTCACTCCACATTGTCCGTGTTTAAAATTCACTGGCCCTCTCACTTCTCCTGTGACACCGCCAAGGATCGTTCACCCATGCTAGAACTAGTTTCGATGGATAGATACGAGAATATGGTCTGGTTCGTGGGTGATCTGTTGCTATGGCACTACTCCCTACTCCTGCTTCCGGAGATTCTGAAAGCGCTACGCAACTTGCCTTTGGGTCAAATTCAGTGGCTCTTCAGTCTCGCTTGCGTTAACCCGTCAGCTCGTCCATAGCTCGGTTCGACTCTCCTGCGTTTGGTGCCCGGTACTACTCATGTTACTACTCGTAGTAACCCTTTTTCATCTGCCTCTTGCTAAACCAATAATCATGCCCGCTAATCTCACGGCTACCACCTTCCTAACTGAGGATCCACCCTTTAAAACTCTGCTGAGAGCTGATATGAGTGAATTCTGCTTACCAAGGTTGCGCACTACATCGCCAGCAATGGCGCCTTGGGTGAAAGTCTGAAAATTAGATTGATTATTTCTCCACGCTACAACCTGACAATCTGCAGGAGTAATTGCAGCAGTTGTGATTCGGAAAACTCCTCTGATTCCTCCGAGGCTTCAATTTCGGAGACGTGTCTTTTCAGATACGGCCCTAGAAACGCCTCCACTTCAGGAGCGTCACTTTCGTTGGCCACTTTCCACGCTTTGAGAGCGACAGAGAGAGACAACGGTTCAGCACTGCTGACAATTGACTCTATGGCAATATTTTTCAGCTCCGGAATGTCGTAGAGCGCAGACATTTCcagcagagacagagacagcgATAAGCTCCAGGAGGTATTTTGGACGTTATTTCCGTAAAAGAAGGCGACGAGAATTTCCACACAGTCCTTCGGAAACGGTAGATGGAGTGTTTGGGTCTCCTTTTCAACCATCTCCGCAGACGAGACTGCTTTGAAAAAGGGCCAGAGGTTGGTGAGTAAGAACGAGTGCACGGGGAAGGAGTCGGAGTCGGAGTCGGAGTCGGAGTCGGAGCCGGAGTCGGAGCACGTGGGCGTGGTGGATG includes:
- a CDS encoding uncharacterized protein (Compare to YALI0B00770g, weakly similar to uniprot|Q3E756 Saccharomyces cerevisiae YBL029C-A predicted protein, similar to Saccharomyces cerevisiae YBL029C-A; ancestral locus Anc_3.315), whose amino-acid sequence is MFLFIPFTFGSQNFGHPWKGHESERYYCPNCHNMSCEARKRREFITLCFVPIIPIHWSNEIKCTICNWSKGVNEESLKAMQQDQGMNRPQPDGHPALKNLQQPQSSYPGAGSSNNYAAPPSYQPDEAWEAGKAAPKG
- a CDS encoding uncharacterized protein (Compare to YALI0B00748g, no similarity), which produces MIPPITFPYYHEISDRYGLVFPDSTPSNGLHDNFINPLLKDWHTDNVTVLWLILRGMDTPSLKSHDDIEAFQMDSERICLRIFNNYYELFPTSESLVKAQTPHSNGSRFQSLKLLSQMKLDRQNPCSVVKYTAQLESSAMYSRVLKLLLKDKTCDFTITSTTPTCSDSGSDSDSDSDSDSFPVHSFLLTNLWPFFKAVSSAEMVEKETQTLHLPFPKDCVEILVAFFYGNNVQNTSWSLSLSLSLLEMSALYDIPELKNIAIESIVSSAEPLSLSVALKAWKVANESDAPEVEAFLGPYLKRHVSEIEASEESEEFSESQLLQLLLQIVRL